One segment of Pempheris klunzingeri isolate RE-2024b chromosome 20, fPemKlu1.hap1, whole genome shotgun sequence DNA contains the following:
- the spsb3b gene encoding SPRY domain-containing SOCS box protein 3: MSHCKTVYRKTTVRAAMLRRGRNGRARHLAWSETRQETDVVAAIQTLDRKEWEGQTTTQISDVESEVEYLASSQTVSEVVALPSTVPVIGESFCQCERQGQEELSPSDCLCGEEDQGFDWVWDEHYKSPGAFLSCDNRKVSFHSDYSCGTAAIRGTNELTDGQHFWEVKMTSPVYGTDMMVGIGTSEVNLEKFKYSFGSLLGHDEDSWGLSYTGHLQHKGNKVKFSSRFGQGSIIGVHLDTWHGTLTFYKNRHCIGVAATRLQNKKLYPMVCSTAAKSSMKVIRACYTPTSLQYLCCVRLRQMFPSCPDILNAVELPPGLRTLLHTQLGWVFTLSGSPEPSEQPGDFPEDFHKEMSLPSNPSPSPVTILSACASPSPCTSPFPDTVPYQCPCQMSPQTQPCTCHCPPSPPSSDYDSCCSEPEDHQCKRCRWT, encoded by the exons AGCTGCCATGCTGAGAAGAGGCAGGAACGGCCGGGCTCGGCATTTGGCCTGGAGCGAAACACGGCAAGAGACAGATGTCGTGGCTGCGATCCAGACATTGGACAGGAAGGAATGGGAAGGCCAGACAACAACCCAG ATCAGCGACGTGGAGTCTGAGGTGGAATACCTGGCGAGTTCTCAGACTGTATCCGAGGTGGTGGCCTTGCCCAGCACGGTGCCGGTGATAGGGGAGTCTTTCTGCCAGTGTGAGCGGCAGGGACAAGAAGAGCTTAGCCCCAGTGACTGCCTCTGTGGGGAGGAGGATCAAG GCTTCGACTGGGTGTGGGATGAGCACTACAAGTCCCCCGGAGCCTTCCTCAGCTGTGACAACAGGAAGGTGAGCTTTCACTCAGATTACAGCTGTGGCACAGCAGCCATCCGCGGCACCAACGAGCTCACAGATGGCCAGCACTTCTGGGAAGTCAAGATGACCTCTCCCGTGTATGGAACAGACATG ATGGTGGGAATTGGAACTTCAGAGGTGAACCTGGAGAAGTTCAAGTACAGCTTTGGCAGTCTGCTGGGCCACGACGAAGACAGTTGGGGGCTCTCCTACACAG GTCACCTCCAGCACAAAGGGAACAAAGTGAAGTTCTCCTCTCGGTTTGGCCAAGGCTCCATTATAGGAGTGCACCTGGACACATGGCACGGCACCCTGACCTTCTACAAGAACCGGCACTGCATag GTGTTGCCGCTACTAGGTTGCAGAACAAGAAGCTCTACCCGATGGTGTGCTCCACGGCAGCCAAAAGCAGTATGAAGGTGATCCGTGCCTGCTATACACCCACCTCCCTGCAGTACCTCTGCTGTGTGCGGCTCCGCCAAATGTTTCCCAGCTGCCCTGATATACTTAACGCTGTGGAGCTGCCCCCGGGTCTGCGcaccctcctccacacacagctAGGCTGGGTCTTCACCCTCAGCGGCAGCCCCGAGCCATCGGAGCAGCCCGGGGACTTCCCTGAGGATTTCCACAAGGAGATGAGCCTGCCTTCCAACCCCAGCCCGAGTCCAGTAACCATCCTGAGTGCCTGCGCCTCCCCGAGCCCCTGCACCAGCCCGTTTCCTGACACGGTCCCCTACCAGTGCCCCTGTCAGATGTCACCTCAAACTCAACCCTGCACTTGCCACTGCCCTCCAAGTCCTCCCAGCAGCGACTATGACAGCTGCTGCTCCGAGCCAGAGGATCACCAGTGTAAAAGATGCCGCTGGACATGA
- the eme2 gene encoding probable crossover junction endonuclease EME2, with the protein MSVLRRAKTWEISESEESDAEIKQDLNRVGSSQTVTVSTDLIKEQSSDHRDRTLPLSPAKSVSRPASALSPPRTGGRGTPSPARKRRSKEEIEADRESVRERREARERQRAARAHEKEEKRREQQRRREEAEHLRSLRPENCLRCLTVCIDPALLQQDGSDILLDALATFEWRFNIESQQLPRSITWTRDLPQQGDDGKTSVEEEQVVLVLDLTDFIDVVISVKKMLDSEGEETGMGPFLNPLLECLNRDSKKVVTLLVTDSDPDYRADAGGVHLLDETLQSKLGMESLDIEEVLVYLQLCKNISLVFLDGWQDVTNHLCAVTKALSKRPFKLLTERAELPFCVDGSWASGVRVEKDGLGLIQVWSKQIQQLNRVSPAVASTVTAAYPSPQLLLQAYQSLGSEEDRKGLLAGLLVKSGGKERRIGPEISARVYRCLTAQNPQLVLD; encoded by the exons ATGTCTGTGTTGCGTAGAGCTAAAACATGGGAAATATCTGAATCTGAGGAAAGCGACGCTGAGATTAAACAAGATTTAAACCGTGTTGGGAGCAGTCAGACAGTAACAGTCAGCACTGATTTAATAAAGGAGCAGAGTTCAGACCACAGGGACAGGACCCTCCCATTGTCCCCGGCCAAAAGCGTCTCCCGTCCGGCCTCGGCTCTGTCTCCTCCGCGGACAGGCGGACGTGGCACGCCGAGCCCCGCGAGAAAACGCCGCAGCAAGGAGGAGATAGAGGCGGACAGAGAGTCGGtaagggagaggagggaggcgagagagaggcagagggctGCCAGAGCTcatgagaaagaggagaagagacgggagcagcagaggaggagagaggaggcggaGCACCTGAGGAGCCTCAGGCCGGAGAACTGCCTCCGCTGTCTGACTGTGTGCATCGACCCAG CTCTTCTGCAGCAGGATGGCTCAGACATCCTGCTGGACGCTCTGGCTACCTTTGAGTGGAGGTTCAACATTGAGAGCCAGCAGCTCCCACGCAGCATCACCTGGACCAGAGATTTACCTCAG CAGGGAGATGATGGCAAGACctcagtggaggaggagcaAGTGGTTCTGGTGCTGGATCTGACTGACTTCATTGACGTGGTGATTTCTGTGAAGAAA ATGTTAGACAGTGAAGGGGAGGAGACAGGGATGGGGCCTTTCCTCAATCCTCTTTTGGAGTGTCTCAACCGAGATTCCAAGAAGGTGGTCACTCTGTTAGTGACAGACTCTGATCCAGATTACAG GGCCGATGCCGGGGGTGTGCATTTACTAGATGAGACGCTGCAATCCAAATTGGGGATGGAGAGCCTGGACATCGAAGAG GTTCTTGTGTACCTACAGCTCTGTAAGAATATCTCATTGGTCTTCCTGGATGGCTGGCAAGATGTCACTAACCATTTGTGTGCTGTCACCAAGGCCTTATCAAAGCGCCCTTTCAA ACTGCTGACAGAGCGAGCAGAGCTGCCCTTCTGTGTGGATGGTTCGTGGGCCAGCGGGGTTCGGGTAGAGAAGGACGGCTTGGGGCTTATCCAGGTCTGGAGCAAGCAGATCCAACAGCTGAACAGAGTTAGCCCTGCCGTGGCCTCCACTGTGACTGCAGCCTACCCGtctcctcagctgctgctgcag gcgTACCAGAGCTTGGGgtcagaggaggacagaaagggGCTGCTGGCTGGTCTCTTAGTGAAAAGTGGAGGCAAAGAGAGACGAATAGGACCGGAGATATCAGCCAGAGTTTACCGCTGCCTCACAGCCCAGAACCCCCAGCTGGTCCTGGACTAA
- the mfsd1l gene encoding lysosomal dipeptide transporter MFSD1, producing MAQPAEKAYYRFVVLFFNCLLTFGSYFCFDIPSVLQDQFQGNLTCLNATVDCVEGLGMSPQQYNLLYAIYAWTNAVVVVLAGFLIDKLGNRFGVFLFSFLCVVGSSLFALGAHFRGTPYLLPLMLTGRLLFGSGNGSLTIVQNRITAFWFKGKELALAFGLTLAFSRLGSVLNFFLTQKFEENYGMQWTLWGGALLCVLGFVSAIIVSALDKVGMRQLGLDGAIQEESRKVRVQDVKLLSSRYWLLVLTIMFFYNGIFPFIADASKFIQDKYDGYSQKEAAYIAGAVYDSSLVLSASVGILIDYVGLRGIFALACAVLTLPVFGLLAFTFVPPLVSTIWLGVTYSFAAASMWPSIPLVVPQATLGTAMGLATSVQMIGIGVSNLVVGQILGTKSSETKIPLWRWQRMMIFMLANTISCIVTSVLLNVVDRRQGGTLNKTTKRSEQTERDSDREPLNQGDEEHEEDEEDEAVRSRSINS from the exons ATGGCGCAGCCGGCGGAGAAAG CGTACTACCGCTTTGTGGTGCTGTTCTTCAACTGCCTGCTGACGTTTGGCTCCTACTTTTGCTTTGACATCCCCAGCGTTTTGCAGGATCAGTTCCAAGGG AACCTGACATGTCTCAATGCAACAGTGGACTGTGTGGAGGGATTGGGGATGAGCCCCCAGCAGTACAATCTACTTTATGCCATCTATGCTTGGAC GAATGCAGTAGTGGTCGTCCTGGCTGGGTTCCTCATTGACAAGTTAGGAAACCGCT ttGGAGTATTTCTGTTCTCTTTCCTGTGTGTTGTGGGCTCGTCGCTGTTCGCACTGGGCGCCCACTTTAGAGGAACTCCCTATCTGCTGCCACTTATGCTCACAGGCCGACTACTGTTTGGATCGGGCAACGGATCTCTGACCA TTGTTCAGAACCGCATCACAGCTTTCTGGTTCAAAGGGAAGGAGCTGGCCTTGGCTTTTGGTCTGACCCTGGCTTTCTCTCGCCTGGGATCAGTCCTGAACTTCTTCCTCACCCAGAAGTTTGAAGAGAATTATGGCATGCAGTGGACTCTCTGGGGTG GTGCACTATTGTGTGTGCTGGGCTTTGTATCCGCCATTATAGTCAGTGCTCTGGACAAGGTCGGAATGAGGCAGCTGGGTCTCGATGGCGCCATCCAAGAGGAGTCCCGCAAAGTG AGGGTTCAGGATGTGAAGCTCCTGTCATCAAGATACTGGCTGCTGGTCCTCACCATCATGTTCTTCTATAACGGCATCTTCCCGTTCATTGCAGATGCCAG TAAGTTCATTCAGGATAAGTACGACGGCTACAGTCAGAAGGAGGCAGCTTACATCGCCGGGGCCGTTTATGACAGCTCACTGGTCCTCTCAGCCAGCGTGGGCATTCTCATC GATTATGTGGGCCTGCGGGGCATTTTTGCTTTAGCCTGTGCCGTCCTCACGCTGCCTGTGTTCGGGCTCCTTGCCTTCACCTTCGTGCCTCCTCTCGTCTCCACCATATGGCTCGGAGTCACCTACTCCTTTGCTGCT GCAAGCATGTGGCCATCTATTCCCCTGGTGGTACCTCAGGCCACCCTGGGAACAGCCATGGGTCTGGCCACCTCCGTACAGATGATTGGGATCGGAGTGTCCAATCTGGTTGTCGGGCAGATTTTGGGCACCAAATCTAG TGAAACTAAAATTCCATTGTGGCGTTGGCAGAGGATGATGATCTTCATGCTGGCCAACACCATCAGCTGCATCGTCACCTCAGTGCTGCTCAACGTCGTCGACCGCAGACAG GGCGGGACCCTGAACAAGACAACCAAGAGgtcagagcagacagagagagactccGACAGAGAGCCGCTCAACCAGGGAGATGAAGAGcacgaggaagacgaggaggacgaggcgGTCAGATCTCGTTCTATCAATTCCTAA
- the LOC139219589 gene encoding actin-binding LIM protein 1-like → MVSPLESICSLNCLADNLDSMSMSSLLNLSSLGRICGSSHSNEMVVLDRVKRKNSVRRMSIIEDGEIAEVLYLIPKQSMMEQLPFLNPNDYLLCEKLASVPAEMSDIQHDLDKKTFPPQLRQVIQCFRCGEPCKGEVLRVQTNHFHVKCFTCKLCGCDLAQSGFFMRNGDYLCPLDFQRLHGTICSNCGEFVEGEVVTVLGKTYHPACFVCTTCKQPFPAGDCVTFSGKDCLCQRCIRPVSPSPSDISYPSNCCGCGRDIKNGQALLALGGQWHLGCFKCKACRKVLSGEYISKDGIPYCERDYQNQFGVQCEACQKFITGKVLEAGDKHYHPTCARCSRCDKMFKEGEEMYLQGSTIWHPDCRDSSRTEDSYRVSRPKTPCLDFFFPPHERKLTRSSSESSCSRPGSCTPGSPGRTICAKVDNETIDYRDLAAIPRVKAIYDIEHPDMISYKCVNNSSSTLDNKANRQHRQSPAESPGNISENTEESFEIRKSIPKSKSHGTFGLHEMYNRHSYTPTLSRSPQHFHRPGTLSPSLLSGNNDTCPTSPLCHHFLPHTKEEGFNMYKRPPIYKQEEPNSSTSQTSSLPGYGRSGLNPPRSADFSPYNGDRFIGKYHIHDGQHPLSQMDRGMSMPNLLEPKASIILIFMFLPPFSFQPKSVLEGKQLIQYNPVEHRMDFKHKLASIIAVG, encoded by the exons ATGGTTTCTCCCTTGGAGTCGATCTGCAGCCTGAACTGCTTGGCTGACAACCTTGACAGCATGAGCATGTCGAGCCTTCTCAACCTCAGCAGCCTGGGAAGGATCTGCGGCTCCAGTCACAGCAACGAAATGGTGGTTCTGGACCGGGTCAAGAGGAAGAACTCTGTGAGGCGCATGTCAATCATTGAAGATGGTGAAATTGCAGAAGTTCTCTACCTTATTCCTAAACAGTCCATGATGGAGCAGCTGCCGTTCCTCAACCCCAACGACTACCTCCTGTGTGAAAAGCTGGCCAGTGTTCCCGCAGAGATGTCAG ATATTCAGCATGATTTAG ATAAGAAAACATTTCCCCCACAGCT GAGGCAAGTCATCCAGTGCTTCAGATGTGGGGAGCCATGCAAGGGAGAGGTGCTGCGAGTCCAGACCAACCACTTCCATGTAAAGTGCTTTACCTGCAAGC tgtgtggcTGTGACTTGGCTCAGAGTGGCTTCTTCATGAGAAATGGAGACTACCTCTGCCCGCTGGACTTCCAGAGGCTTCACGGCACAATCTGCAGTAACTGTGGCGAGTTCGTGGAGGGAGAGGTGGTCACGGTCCTGGGGAAGACCTACCACCCAGCATGCTTTGTGTGCACCACTTGCAA ACAGCCCTTTCCTGCCGGGGATTGTGTCACCTTCAGTGGAAAAGACTGCCTCTGTCAACGCTGCATTCGACCCGTGTCTCCTTCACCCAGCGACATCAGCTATCCCAGTA actgcTGTGGCTGTGGTAGAGACATCAAGAATGGCCAGGCTCTGTTAGCCCTGGGTGGCCAGTGGCACCTTGGCTGCTTCAAGTGTAAAGCCTGCAGGAAAGTGCTGAGCGGAGAATATATCAGCAA GGATGGCATTCCCTATTGTGAGAGGGACTACCAGAATCAGTTTGGGGTGCAATGCGAAGCTTGTCAGAAGTTTATAACCGGAAAAGTCCTCGAG GCAGGGGACAAACATTATCACCCCACCTGTGCAAGATGCAGCCGatgtgacaaaatgttcaaagaAGGTGAAGAAATGTATCTGCAAG GATCAACCATTTGGCACCCAGactgcagagacagcagcagaactGAGGACAGTTACAGG GTCAGCAGGCCAAAAACACCATgtcttgatttctttttccccccacatGAACGCAAG cTCACTAGATCGTCATCTGAGAGCTCCTGCTCCAGGCCGGGCTCATGCACTCCAGGGAGTCCCGGTCGAACTATCTGT GCAAAAGTAGATAATGAGACCATTGATTACCGAGACTTAGCGGCAATTCCCAGAGTCAAGGCTATATATGATATAGAGCATCCAGATATGATATCTTATAAGTGTGTGAACAACAGCTCCTCTACTTTGGACAACAAGGCCAACAGGCAGCACAGGCAAAGCCCTGCAGAG TCACCAGGAAACATATCTGAAAACACTGAG GAGAGTTTTGAAATAAGAAAGTCCATACCAAAATCTAAAAGCCATGGAACCTTTGGACTTCATGAAATGTACAATCGTCATAGTTACACGCCGACTCTGTCCAGATCGCCGCAACACTTCCACCGGCCAG GgacactttctccctctttatTGTCTGGAAACAATGACACCTGCCCCACTTCCCCTCTATGTCACCACTTTCTCCCTCACACCAAAG AGGAAGGCTTCAACATGTACAAGAGGCCTCCAATTTATAAACAGGAAG AGCCAAATTCCTCCACATCCCAAACATCCTCTTTGCCTGGATATGGTCGCAGTGGCCTCAATCCG CCACGGTCAGCTGATTTCTCCCCTTACAACGGCGACAGATTTATTGGTAAGTAT CACATCCATGACGGTCAACATCCATTATCACAAATGGACAGAGGAATGTCTATGCCTAATTTGTTGGAACCAAAAGCAAGTATTATtctcatattcatgtttttgccACCATTTAGTTTTCAGCCAAAGTCTGTGCTAGAGGGAAAACAGCTAATACAGTACAATCCAGTGGAGCATAGGATGGACTTCAAACACAAGCTTGCTAGTATAATAGCTGTAGGTTAG